A single genomic interval of Cervus elaphus chromosome 19, mCerEla1.1, whole genome shotgun sequence harbors:
- the USF3 gene encoding basic helix-loop-helix domain-containing protein USF3 isoform X1 produces MPEMTEKETPTKKQHRKKNRETHNAVERHRKKKINAGINRIGELIPCSPALKQSKNMILDQAFKYITELKRQNDELLLNGGNNEQAEEIKKLRKQLEEIQKENGRYIELLKANDICLYDDPTIHWKGNLKNSKVSVVIPSDQVQKNIIVYSNGSQPGGNSQGTAVQGITFNVGHNLQKQTANVVPVQRTCNLVTPVSISGVYPSENKPWHQTTVSALVANQPVPLCLPAALSAQSILELATSESEAGAPGPTSSSLIAVPVGPEPPQHPSLHACLNDQNSSENKKGQESPQVLKKTVPCATSISSSCSATATQGQPGSESCLSTQDRRSDLQTTLVVSVTTAVCSQPPRSAGDSRVASSSKGADSASVTMVVTPSVPGGGMTTMPVSTLSSNPMDSGWTLSCSLPSSAVSASDLKNMNSLTRISSAGNTQTTWTTLQLAGNTIQPLSQTPSSAVTPVLNESSTSPTTANHSRCVAPGISLNNSFPAEGQPVEQVVVTLPSCPPLPMQPLITQPQVKSQPPKSILPLNSAMQVIQMAQPVGSAVNAAPANQNVIILQPPSTTPCPTVMRAEVPNQTGGQQIVIIQAANQNTLPLLSAPPPGSVRLPVNGVSAIIGSNNSVQNVSTPQTFGGKHLVHILPRPTSLSASNSTQTLSVTVSSQQQPQTISLNGQLFALQPVMSSSGTTNQTPMQIIQPTTSEDPNTNVALNTFGALASLNQSISQMAGQSCVQLSVSQPVHPQTAANSQITPANCISLTTVAPPVTTDNSATLPSTYNLVTTPSVNTVACLPITKAKRLNKKLGVKKHLAANKSACSLNPVRDVGKSDGPSTEGSAEPSCNDELLESLPGVLPSATVSQTNSVSVSGSHSLNVLNSESVMPESVPKSKSAEESSSPSQESVTSEQFTMAPAKSKDSLPISQQETSQDKPPSSLALPEAARSRMSANVLISSANDAPVLVSQVSHLSSTTSTTSTDCVSEVEVIADPCRVEQESSDTVQTTGLLKGQGLTVLLSGLAKETDPQKSSLSVQVDHPDFSSENSKIVDSNVELHPKQELLLMSSDDRDPGQPHSCIPDQEVINGSLLTSRQADSPMSTSSGSSHSFSVASMLPETAREDVTSNATTNTCDSCTFVEQTDIVALAARAIFDQENLEKRRAGTQVPADIREVPSKPSEASSLEGDQPFKTQISKENGPGQAEATPNEFNSQDSVEATVDRPLEKPSCSIGMKTSNASLQVSTSQPTSITSLSVNNLIHQSTLSHPLVSCTGLSQTSEQTTVPTTVNLTVSSGSYGSQPPGPSLMTEYSQEQLSTMAGTVPNTPIQEPLLKPSHESRKDSAKRAVQDDLLLSSAKRQKHCQPAALRLEGLSLMSRTPDSISDQTQMMVGQIPPNSSNSVVPISNPAHGDGLTRLFPPSNNFVTPVLRQTEVQCGSQASIAEQQPAQASQHLQALQQHVPAQGVPHLHSNHLYLKQQQQQQAGQLRERHHLYQLQRHVPHAESSVHSQPHSVHQQRTLQQEVQMQKKRNLVQGTQASQLSLQPKHHGTDQSRPKSGQPHPHHQQMQQQMQQHFGSSQAEKSCENPSTSRNHQSHLSQDILHQQEVGSRQQAPGVSSEHVSGHNPMQRLLTSRGIEQQMASQPSIVTRPSDMTCAPHRPERNRVSSYSAEALIGKTSSNSEQRMGISIQGSRVSDQLEMRSYLDVPRNKSLAVHNMQGRVDHTASDIRLSDCQTFKPSGASQQTQNNFEVQSSRNNEIGNPVSSLRSMQPQAFRISQNPGPPPVDRQKRLPYPPVQSIPTGNAVPTRDNENTCHQSFMQSLLAPHLGDQVIGSQRSLSEHQRNTQCGPSSAIEYNCPPSHESVHIRRESESQSRESCDMSLGAINTRNSTLNIPFSSSSSSGDIQGRNTSPSVSVQKSNPMRITDSHGTKGHMNPPVTTNMHGVVRPALPHPSASHGNADQGPPVRQTSSSVPQRSRHPLQDSSGSKIRPPERTRSGNPRHSNVFDPSLPHLPLSTGGSMILGRQQPAAEKRGSIVRFMPDSPQVPNDNSVPDQHTLSQNFGFPFIPEGGMNPPINANASFIPQVTQPSATRTPALIPVDPQNTLPSFYPPYSPAHPTLSNDISIPYFSNQMFSNPSTEKVNSGSLNNRFGSILSPPRPVGFAQPSFPLLPDMPPMHMTNSHLSNFNMTSLFPEIATALPDGSAMSPLLTIANASASDSSKQSSNRPAHNISHILGHDCSSAV; encoded by the exons ATGCCAgaaatgacagagaaagagactCCTACAAAAAAGCAGCACAG aaagaaaaatcgGGAGACACACAATGCAG TGGAGAGgcatagaaagaagaaaatcaatgCTGGGATAAACAGAATAGGAGAGCTGATTCCATGCTCTCCTGCACTGAAACAG AGCAAGAATATGATCCTGGACCAAGCCTTTAAGTACATAACAGAATTGAAAAGGCAGAATGATGAACTCCTGCTTAACGGAGGAAACAATGAACAAG ctgaagaaattaaaaagctaCGTAAACAACTGGAAGAGATTCAAAAAGAAAATGGCCGATATATTGAATTACTAAAAGCAAATGACATATGTTTATATGACGACCCCACAATCCACTggaaaggaaatcttaaaaattcaaaGGTCTCTGTTGTTATTCCCAGTGACCAGGTTCAAAAAAATATCATTGTTTATTCCAATGGGAGTCAGCCTGGTGGAAACAGCCAGGGAACAGCTGTTCAAGGGATAACCTTTAATGTTGGTCATAATTTACAAAAGCAAACTGCCAATGTGGTGCCAGTACAGAGGACTTGCAATCTTGTGACTCCTGTGTCTATTTCTGGAGTTTACCCTTCTGAAAACAAGCCATGGCATCAGACCACGGTTTCTGCATTGGTTGCCAACCAGCCTGTTCCTCTTTGTCTTCCTGCTGCTCTTTCTGCTCAAAGCATTCTCGAGCTCGCCACCTCCGAAAGTGAGGCGGGTGCGCCTGGTCCCACCAGCAGCTCACTGATCGCGGTTCCTGTTGGGCCTGAACCACCCCAGCATCCTTCATTGCACGCATGTCTAAATGATCAAAATTCTTCTGAAAATAAGAAGGGGCAAGAAAGCCCCCAAGTATTGAAGAAAACGGTCCCTTGTGCCACAAGCATTTCCTCCAGCTGCTCAGCAACTGCCACTCAAGGACAGCCTGGAAGCGAGTCCTGCCTGAGCACACAGGATCGCAGAAGTGATCTTCAAACCACCCTGGTTGTGTCCGTCACCACTGCAGTCTGCTCCCAGCCTCCCAGATCTGCCGGTGATTCTCGTGTAGCAAGCAGTAGCAAGGGTGCAGACTCCGCAAGTGTTACCATGGTGGTGACCCCGtctgtccctggaggagggatgacCACCATGCCTGTAAGCACCCTTTCTTCAAACCCTATGGACAGTGGTTGGACCCTTTCTTGTTCTTTGCCTTCTTCAGCTGTCAGTGCTTCAGATTTGAAAAACATGAATAGCCTTACCCGAATTTCCTCAGCTGGAAACACACAGACGACGTGGACTACTTTGCAACTGGCGGGAAACACTATTCAGCCCTTAAGCCAGACACCATCTTCTGCTGTGACCCCGGTATTAAATGAGTCTAGCACTAGCCCCACGACAGCCAACCACAGTAGATGTGTGGCTCCAGGCATCAGCTTGAATAATTCCTTTCCAGCAGAGGGGCAGCCAGTTGAGCAAGTAGTTGTAACCTTGCCTTCCTGTCCACCTTTACCTATGCAGCCACTGATCACCCAGCCACAAGTTAAATCTCAGCCTCCAAAAAGTATCCTCCCATTGAATTCCGCCATGCAGGTGATTCAGATGGCTCAGCCAGTGGGGTCGGCTGTTAATGCAGCTCCTGCTAATCAGAATGTTATCATCCTTCAACCACCCAGCACCACCCCGTGCCCAACAGTGATGAGGGCAGAGGTTCCCAACCAAACAGGAGGTCAGCAGATAGTCATCATCCAGGCAGCTAACCAGAATACTTTGCCACTTCTCTCTGCTCCACCTCCTGGTTCTGTTCGACTCCCTGTCAATGGAGTCAGTGCTATTATAGGGTCTAACAATTCAGTGCAAAATGTTTCCACCCCGCAGACTTTTGGAGGAAAGCACCTTGTCCATATATTACCACGACCTACATCTTTATCAGCATCAAATTCCACACAAACTCTTTCTGTTACTGTATCCAGCCAACAGCAGCCTCAAACCATTTCTTTAAACGGACAGCTCTTTGCTTTGCAGCCTGTGATGTCTTCATCAGGAACTACAAATCAAACCCCTATGCAAATTATTCAGCCCACCACCAGCGAAGATCCAAATACCAATGTTGCCCTGAATACGTTTGGCGCTTTGGCCAGCCTCAATCAAAGCATATCGCAGATGGCTGGGCAAAGCTGTGTACAGTTGTCTGTTagccagccagtccatcctcaaaCTGCTGCAAATAGTCAAATTACCCCAGCTAACTGTATTTCATTAACAACTGTAGCACCTCCCGTGACAACAGATAATTCAGCCACACTACCCAGTACTTATAACCTAGTGACTACTCCCTCAGTGAACACTGTGGCTTGTTTGCCTATCACAAAGGCAAAAAGGTTGAATAAGAAGCTGGGTGTCAAGAAACACTTAGCCGCTAACAAGTCAGCCTGCTCCCTGAATCCAGTCAGAGATGTGGGCAAGTCAGATGGCCCCAGCACTGAAGGTTCCGCAGAGCCATCATGTAATGATGAACTTCTGGAAAGCCTCCCTGGTGTGTTACCATCTGCCACTGTGTCCCAGACAAATAGTGTAAGTGTTTCTGGTTCACATTCTTTGAATGTTCTGAAttctgaatcagtgatgcctGAGTCTGTACCCAAATCTAAGTCAGCGGAAGAGTCTAGCTCACCCTCCCAAGAATCTGTAACAAGTGAACAATTTACAATGGCCCCAGCAAAATCCAAAGATTCTCTCCCCATTTCGCAACAAGAGACATCTCAGGATAAGCCACCAAGTAGTTTGGCGTTGCCAGAAGCTGCCAGATCCCGCATGTCAGCCAACGTGTTGATTTCCTCTGCGAATGATGCCCCCGTTTTGGTCTCTCAGGTTTCTCATTTGTCATCTACCACAAGCACTACAAGTACTGACTGTGTTTCTGAGGTAGAAGTCATTGCTGACCCTTGCAGGGTTGAGCAAGAGTCATCAGATACAGTACAAACCACAGGTCTCTTAAAGGGGCAAGGTTTAACTGTACTGCTGTCTGGTCTTGCTAAAGAAACAGACCCTCAGAAATCATCTCTTTCAGTCCAGGTGGACCATCCTGACTTTTCttcagaaaattctaaaatagtTGATTCAAATGTTGAATTGCATCCCAAACAGGAGCTATTACTGATGAGCAGTGATGATAGAGATCCAGGACAGCCTCATTCCTGCATCCCTGACCAGGAGGTTATTAATGGTTCTTTGCTCACCAGTAGGCAGGCTGACTCTCCTATGTCAACCAGCTCTGGCAGCAGTCATAGTTTCTCAGTTGCATCTATGCTTCCTGAAACAGCCAGAGAGGATGTCACCAGCAATGCAACGACTAATACATGTGACAGCTGTACCTTTGTGGAGCAAACTGATATAGTTGCTCTTGCAGCACGAGCTATTTTTGACCAGGAGAACCTTGAGAAGAGAAGAGCTGGTACCCAGGTACCAGCTGATATACGGGAAGTTCCTTCAAAGCCTTCTGAAGCATCCTCTTTAGAGGGAGACCAGCCTTTCAAAACACAGATATCTAAAGAGAATGGTCCAGGACAGGCAGAAGCAACACCAAATGAATTTAATTCTCAGGATTCAGTTGAAGCCACTGTGGATAGGCCCCTTGAAAAACCAAGTTGTTCTATAGGAATGAAAACATCAAATGCCTCTTTACAGGTTTCGACTTCTCAGCCAACAAGCATCACCAGTTTAAGTGTGAATAACCTTATCCACCAGAGTACCCTCAGCCATCCTCTGGTCAGTTGCACTGGTTTATCCCAAACTTCAGAACAAACAACTGTTCCTACAACAGTGAATCTGACAGTTTCATCTGGCTCCTACGGCAGTCAGCCTCCTGGACCATCCCTGATGACCGAATACTCCCAAGAACAGCTAAGTACTATGGCTGGTACCGTACCAAACACACCAATTCAAGAGCCACTCTTAAAGCCAAGTCATGAAAGCCGTAAAGACTCTGCTAAGCGTGCTGTCCAGGATGACCTTTTACTGTCTTCAGCTAAACGTCAGAAGCATTGTCAGCCAGCCGCCCTCCGGCTTGAAGGTCTGTCCCTGATGAGCCGAACTCCAGACAGCATTTCCGATCAAACTCAAATGATGGTTGGTCAGATCCCTCCCAACTCTTCAAACTCAGTTGTGCCTATTAGCAACCCAGCACACGGGGACGGCCTCACCCGATTATTTCCGCCTAGTAAcaactttgtgacccccgtgTTGAGGCAGACCGAGGTTCAGTGCGGTTCGCAGGCTTCCATTGCTGAGCAGCAGCCAGCCCAGGCTAGCCAACATCTGCAGGCCCTGCAGCAACATGTTCCAGCTCAAGGGGTACCTCACCTGCATAGTAACCACCTCTActtaaagcagcagcagcagcagcaagcagggcAGTTGAGAGAGAGGCATCACTTGTATCAGCTGCAGCGTCATGTACCTCACGCAGAGAGCTCTGTCCACTCTCAGCCCCACAGCGTCCACCAACAGAGAACTCTGCAACAGGAAGTTCAGATGCAAAAAAAGAGGAATCTTgttcagggcactcaggcctctCAGCTGTCTTTACAACCCAAGCATCATGGAACTGACCAATCCCGACCCAAGAGTGGTCAGCCGCACCCACACCATCAGCAGATGCAGCAACAGATGCAGCAACACTTTGGAAGCTCCCAGGCAGAGAAGAGTTGTGAAAACCCTTCCACCAGCCGGAACCATCAGAGCCATCTCAGTCAAGATATTCTGCACCAGCAGGAGGTGGGAAGCCGgcagcaagctccaggggtttCTTCTGAACACGTATCTGGGCATAATCCAATGCAGAGGCTGTTGACATCAAGAGGCATAGAGCAGCAAATGGCATCCCAGCCGAGTATTGTGACGAGACCTTCAGACATGACCTGCGCTCCACACAGACCGGAGAGAAACAGAGTTTCTAGTTACTCTGCTGAGGCACTCATTGGAAAAACATCTTCTAATTCAGAGCAGAGAATGGGTATATCAATTCAGGGTTCCAGAGTTTCAGATCAACTTGAAATGAGAAGCTACCTTGATGTGCCCAGAAACAAGAGTTTAGCCGTTCATAATATGCAGGGTCGTGTGGACCATACTGCCTCAGATATCCGCCTTTCTGACTGTCAGACGTTTAAACCAAGTGGAGCCAGTCAGCAGACCCAGAATAATTTTGAAGTACAGTCttcaagaaataatgaaataggTAACCCTGTATCATCCTTGAGGAGTATGCAGCCCCAAGCTTTTCGTATTAGTCAAAACCCTGGTCCACCACCAGTCGACCGCCAAAAGCGATTACCTTATCCACCAGTTCAGAGCATCCCAACAGGAAATGCTGTCCCAACAAGGGACAATGAAAATACATGTCACCAGAGTTTCATGCAGAGTTTACTTGCCCCTCACCTGGGCGATCAGGTCATTGGGAGTCAGAGATCCCTTTCAGAACATCAGAGGAATACACAGTGTGGTCCCTCCTCTGCAATTGAATATAACTGTCCCCCGAGCCATGAAAGTGTCCATATTAGAAGGGAGAGTGAGAGTCAGAGTAGGGAGAGCTGTGACATGTCCCTGGGTGCAATTAACACCCGGAACAGCACCTTGAATATTCCGTTTTCAAGTTCTTCGTCTTCAGGAGATATTCAAGGTCGAAACACGAGTCCCAGTGTTTCTGTACAGAAATCCAATCCCATGAGGATTACTGACAGTCATGGGACCAAGGGCCACATGAACCCTCCAGTCACAACCAACATGCACGGGGTTGTAAGGCCAGCTTTGCCGCATCCGTCTGCGTCTCACGGAAATGCTGACCAAGGGCCTCCTGTACGTCAAACCAGTTCTTCAGTTCCCCAGCGATCAAGGCATCCATTGCAAGACAGCAGTGGTTCCAAAATTCGTCCACCTGAAAGGACTCGCTCTGGAAACCCAAGACATAGCAATGTCTTTGATCCAAGTCTTCCTCACCTTCCTCTGTCTACTGGTGGCAGTATGATTCTTGGACGCCAACAACCTGCTGCAGAAAAGAGAGGAAGTATTGTTCGTTTCATGCCGGATAGCCCACAAGTACCTAATGATAATTCAGTGCCTGACCAGCACACGCTATCACAaaattttggttttccttttatcCCTGAGGGTGGCATGAACCCACCAATAAATGCTAATGCTTCTTTCATTCCACAGGTTACTCAGCCTAGTGCCACTCGAACCCCAGCCCTCATCCCTGTGGATCCCCAAAATACTCTCCCCTCCTTCTATCCTCCATACTCTCCTGCTCATCCCACACTGTCCAATGATATTTCAATCCCCTATTTTTCTAATCAAATGTTCTCAAATCCCAGCACAGAGAAGGTAAACAGTGGAAGTTTGAATAACCGATTCGGATCAATTCTGTCTCCTCCCCGACCTGTTGGCTTTGCTCAACCAAgttttcctcttctccctgaCATGCCCCCAATGCACATGACCAACTCTCACTTATCCAATTTTAATATGACATCTTTGTTTCCAGAAATAGCTACAGCTCTTCCTGACGGCTCAGCGATGTCCCCTTTGCTTACAATAGCAAATGCCTCTGCCTCAGACTCTTCCAAGCAGTCCTCCAACAGACCTGCCCACAACATAAGCCATATCTTAGGTCATGATTGCAGTTCAGCTGTTTAA